In Brachypodium distachyon strain Bd21 chromosome 2, Brachypodium_distachyon_v3.0, whole genome shotgun sequence, one genomic interval encodes:
- the LOC100828790 gene encoding tetratricopeptide repeat protein 5 isoform X1 codes for MRREASGAAASSASGLEPQRQQGEGKHVAEARRTLLEKTADTVEELYHLRDTFFPRDPTEKPAALRACADAALAVLDSLPAEQRKSPQQRAVYEFLMGKILDVFPDYHKEAEEHLSKAVKLNPSLIDAWLCLGNCIWKKGDLESAKNCFLSALSKGSDKRILCQLSMLERSMAQGSDGQAFLVDESINHAKEAVLLDIKDGNSWYNLGNAYLTSFFVSGAWDHAKLHHSVKAYQNAEKDETMKLNPDLYYNCATAEKYLENYESALRGFEAAALKDPGLSADTEVQKIISILDKLDNATKRQLRPTILASSVSSLSEVNSKLSHKKVTINILSEGLNKTVAVLGKVALLIRHDNVAPLYYLSCDLDQSYFILSVYGLRSEAIKEGDRVALLEPYYRIMDISWKGQRYKFKSIRVDFPEQIRINEKAPAAHHVVRASIHAHNKS; via the exons ATGAGGCGCGAGgccagcggcgcggcggccagcTCCGCCTCGGGGCTCGAACcacagcggcagcagggggAGGGGAAGCACGTGGCGGAGGCGAGGCGGACGCTGCTAGAGAAGACGGCGGATACGGTGGAGGAGCTGTACCATCTCCGAGACACCTTCTTTCCTCGCGACCCAACTGAGAAGCCCGCCGCCCTGCGCGCctgcgccgacgccgccctcGCGGTCCTCGATTCCCTCCCTGCGG AGCAAAGGAAATCACCGCAACAGCGTGCTGTTTATGAATTTTTGATGGGGAAAATACTGGATGTTTTCCCTGATTATCATAAGGAGGCTGAAGAGCATTTATCGAAAGCA GTAAAGCTGAATCCATCTCTTATAGATGCATGGCTGTGCTTGGGTAACTGCATTTGGAAGAAGGGGGATCTGGAATCAGCGAAGAATTGTTTCTTGTCAGCACTAAGCAAG GGTTCAGATAAGAGAATACTATGTCAACTCTCCATGCTTGAAAGAAGTATGGCTCAAG gtAGTGATGGCCAAGCTTTCTTAGTGGACGAGAGCATTAATCATGCAAAAGAAGCTGTATTGCTGGACATAAAAGATGGAAATTCCTGGT ATAATCTGGGTAATGCATACCTCACAAGCTTTTTCGTGAGTGGCGCCTGGGATCATGCTAAGCTTCATCATTCGGTCAAAGCATATCAAAATGCT GAGAAGGATGAAACTATGAAACTGAATCCTGACCTCTACTATAATTGTGCCACA GCTGAAAAATACTTAGAGAACTACGAAAGTGCCCTTCGTGGATTTGAAGCTGCAGCTCTAAAAGATCCTGGTCTCAGTGCTGATACAGAAGTTCAGAAGATCATCAGCATCCTTGATAAGCTAGATAATGCAACAAAG AGACAACTACGGCCCACGATACTAGCATCATCGGTGTCATCTTTGAGTGAAGTCAATT CAAAGTTGTCCCACAAGAAAGTAACCATAAATATCCTATCAGAAGGTTTGAACAAGACAGTTGCTGTTTTGGGGAAAGTGGCTCTTCTGATAAGACATGACAATGTTGCTCCACT GTATTATTTGTCATGTGATTTGGATCAGTCTTATTTTATACTATCAGTTTATGGGCTACGAAGTGAAGCA ATTAAAGAAGGTGATCGAGTGGCACTATTGGAACCATACTATAGAATCATGGATATATCATGGAAAGGACAG CGCTACAAGTTCAAATCAATTCGTGTGGACTTCCCGGAACAAATTCGTATCAACGAGAAAGCTCCTGCTGCTCATCATGTAGTCAGGGCTTCAATCCATGCTCACAATAAATCGTGA
- the LOC100828790 gene encoding tetratricopeptide repeat protein 5 isoform X2 yields the protein MRREASGAAASSASGLEPQRQQGEGKHVAEARRTLLEKTADTVEELYHLRDTFFPRDPTEKPAALRACADAALAVLDSLPAEQRKSPQQRAVYEFLMGKILDVFPDYHKEAEEHLSKAVKLNPSLIDAWLCLGNCIWKKGDLESAKNCFLSALSKGSDKRILCQLSMLERSMAQDNLGNAYLTSFFVSGAWDHAKLHHSVKAYQNAEKDETMKLNPDLYYNCATAEKYLENYESALRGFEAAALKDPGLSADTEVQKIISILDKLDNATKRQLRPTILASSVSSLSEVNSKLSHKKVTINILSEGLNKTVAVLGKVALLIRHDNVAPLYYLSCDLDQSYFILSVYGLRSEAIKEGDRVALLEPYYRIMDISWKGQRYKFKSIRVDFPEQIRINEKAPAAHHVVRASIHAHNKS from the exons ATGAGGCGCGAGgccagcggcgcggcggccagcTCCGCCTCGGGGCTCGAACcacagcggcagcagggggAGGGGAAGCACGTGGCGGAGGCGAGGCGGACGCTGCTAGAGAAGACGGCGGATACGGTGGAGGAGCTGTACCATCTCCGAGACACCTTCTTTCCTCGCGACCCAACTGAGAAGCCCGCCGCCCTGCGCGCctgcgccgacgccgccctcGCGGTCCTCGATTCCCTCCCTGCGG AGCAAAGGAAATCACCGCAACAGCGTGCTGTTTATGAATTTTTGATGGGGAAAATACTGGATGTTTTCCCTGATTATCATAAGGAGGCTGAAGAGCATTTATCGAAAGCA GTAAAGCTGAATCCATCTCTTATAGATGCATGGCTGTGCTTGGGTAACTGCATTTGGAAGAAGGGGGATCTGGAATCAGCGAAGAATTGTTTCTTGTCAGCACTAAGCAAG GGTTCAGATAAGAGAATACTATGTCAACTCTCCATGCTTGAAAGAAGTATGGCTCAAG ATAATCTGGGTAATGCATACCTCACAAGCTTTTTCGTGAGTGGCGCCTGGGATCATGCTAAGCTTCATCATTCGGTCAAAGCATATCAAAATGCT GAGAAGGATGAAACTATGAAACTGAATCCTGACCTCTACTATAATTGTGCCACA GCTGAAAAATACTTAGAGAACTACGAAAGTGCCCTTCGTGGATTTGAAGCTGCAGCTCTAAAAGATCCTGGTCTCAGTGCTGATACAGAAGTTCAGAAGATCATCAGCATCCTTGATAAGCTAGATAATGCAACAAAG AGACAACTACGGCCCACGATACTAGCATCATCGGTGTCATCTTTGAGTGAAGTCAATT CAAAGTTGTCCCACAAGAAAGTAACCATAAATATCCTATCAGAAGGTTTGAACAAGACAGTTGCTGTTTTGGGGAAAGTGGCTCTTCTGATAAGACATGACAATGTTGCTCCACT GTATTATTTGTCATGTGATTTGGATCAGTCTTATTTTATACTATCAGTTTATGGGCTACGAAGTGAAGCA ATTAAAGAAGGTGATCGAGTGGCACTATTGGAACCATACTATAGAATCATGGATATATCATGGAAAGGACAG CGCTACAAGTTCAAATCAATTCGTGTGGACTTCCCGGAACAAATTCGTATCAACGAGAAAGCTCCTGCTGCTCATCATGTAGTCAGGGCTTCAATCCATGCTCACAATAAATCGTGA